A window of Solanum stenotomum isolate F172 chromosome 3, ASM1918654v1, whole genome shotgun sequence contains these coding sequences:
- the LOC125860799 gene encoding protein sym-1, with translation MASNASIFTSNSLLSLRVVGFPRLPISQLHTRTRIQPNPLHTTRLGLSSSSSSVSASTNGLKSLYLSDVWARRFVTSSNFQMSAVSGDGGGGNGGSGDGNSGGGDSGSNSGGGEGGKNWSLLAWYLSLLEKYPVWTKAVTSALLTLFGDLICQLWIDQVASVDVKRTLLFTFLGLVLVGPTLHFWYLYLSRLVTTPGVAGTLMRLVLDQFLFAPIFVGVFLSSLVTLEGRSSQVIPKLQQEWFSSVLANWQLWIPFQFFNFRFVPQQFQVLAANFIALVWNVILSYKAHKEVIVK, from the exons ATGGCTTCAAACGCCTCAATTTTCACCAGCAATTCTCTCTTATCATTACGGGTCGTGGGGTTTCCCCGATTACCCATTTCGCAACTCCATACCCGAACCAGAATACAGCCAAACCCACTTCATACAACCCGACTCGGactgtcttcttcttcttcatctgtCAGTGCTTCAACTAATGGATTGAAAAGTTTGTATCTTTCTGATGTTTGGGCTAGACGCTTCGTTACTAGCAGTAATTTTCAGATGTCAGCGGTTTCAGGCGACGGTGGTGGTGGGAATGGAGGTTCCGGTGATGGAAATTCAGGTGGTGGTGACAGTGGCAGTAACAGTGGTGGTGGTGAGGGTGGGAAGAACTGGTCATTGCTTGCCtg GTACTTATCTCTTCTTGAGAAGTATCCAGTATGGACAAAAGCAGTTACATCTGCATTGTTGACACTTTTTGGAGATCTAATCTGTCAG CTGTGGATTGACCAAGTAGCATCTGTGGATGTAAAGAGGACGCTTCTGTTCACATTCTTGGGGTTGGTTTTGGTGGGTCCAACTTTGCACTTTTG GTACCTCTACCTGAGTAGATTGGTCACAACTCCAGGGGTCGCTGGTACTCTCATGCGTCTTGTACTAGATCAg TTCCTTTTTGCTCCAATTTTTGTTGGTGTTTTCTTATCCTCTTTGGTAACCCTTGAGGGAAGGTCATCACAAGTGATTCCAAAGCTTCAACAG gaGTGGTTCTCATCTGTCCTTGCAAATTGGCAACTTTGGATaccttttcaatttttcaacTTCCGGTTTGTGCCTCAGCAATTTCAG GTCCTTGCTGCTAACTTCATAGCTTTAGTGTGGAATGTCATACTGTCATATAAAGCCCACAAAGAAGTTATTGTAAAATAG
- the LOC125860800 gene encoding heavy metal-associated isoprenylated plant protein 19-like, translated as MGEKKKKKPDEVVEAEFKISMYCQGCEKQIAKIISKIKGVEEFMTDMNNHKVVVKGRMNANKVLKKLKKKTGKKVEMVIKEEESKKKSEEKEGDLQLMKQNPREITDALIIGYCGDSMLYTMFSDENANACSIM; from the exons AtgggagaaaaaaagaaaaagaaaccaGACGAA GTTGTGGAagcagaatttaaaatttcaatgtaTTGCCAAGGATGCGAAAAACAAATTGCcaaaatcatatccaaaatcaaaG GGGTTGAAGAATTCATGACGGATATGAATAATCATAAAGTGGTAGTAAAGGGTCGAATGAACGCAAATAAAGTGTTGAAGAAACTTAAGAAGAAAACAGGGAAGAAAGTGGAAATGGTGATTAAAGAAGAAGAGAGTAAgaaaaaaagtgaagaaaaagaaggggaTTTACAATTGATGAAACAAAATCCAAGAGAAATTACAGATGCTTTGATTATTGGATATTGTGGAGATAGCATGTTATATACTATGTTCAGTGATGAAAATGCAAATGCATGttcaattatgtaa
- the LOC125858075 gene encoding uncharacterized protein LOC125858075 isoform X2, with translation MWHSLLWNPVDDGEFLFLHSNISTVRSVGNHLNQISLHHEGSLRNLNEWNMLSITSSGQNPITECEFPGTITHGSDAISVEDMYTHDSKKEKSTDKYSRKKPRKKGKRNRNLKCSNGLNELQSAVGCSITQAVIQNIQHRSISSSANICNSLMNDAMTVSSISFGSSSDERCSQRVCKSPHPIARIEVSSSEDILKSAKLDGPGQIEELREGEVCSKQHAGNLYGTEKRDKYIRRVPNDSNVYASSTRNHNSHSRKENYQYIWKRVQKSDADVSNCDSEKLNLGFSQSDDRLKKNTLKKKFPNPVDSIILSQSAHENQEKLKFPKNPRGHKYPGSLQENESQCGKGSPVNGDCSNACLKTNMQSDPSQIASAKRSINVADSQTRTSSFRARYKKRNVQYVPLKPIPNPKSCPRDLEAKENVPIVVSGLDDQMVEHQFLLPRSEKFNGLTEQQGELLAADGEGDKMDKEASPSGQIKHEHDTVPQAISKSWMHQELKDSELPNCLSVGTLVEPERWTSKNATQEQLASKCLAPVFSSVNVRVKNAGQNVENIKASPGDTQFGKLRNHSMHTREPGCNNAAMETFFNPETKSKTFHSLENDWRNIAQAVNDAHRALLASKSIEIGKGYPAAEFEKLLHSASPIICPSASIQTCQACFPSRATNAPLCRHEIPNVALKNLWQWYEKHGSYGLEVKAEDHRNARQCGMDGFEFRAYFVPYLSAIQLFKDHRTHPIHNDKRNLGSMEVDCKMNKISEGSPKVDLHSIFSVLVPQPRAEDSSSLLQKGDLSESGSSSECSTGDSHHLPDEFELSDDTELLFEYFESEQPQRRRPLFEAIQELVSGDGPPSNCRSYGDPSILHTVSLRDLHPHSWFSVAWYPIYRIPDGNLRAAFLTYHSLGHFIHREQSFKDSSVDACMVSPIVGLQSYNAQGECWFQPRHSGDDLTEEFLDMDLHTVLRERLRTLEQTASIMSRAVRKIGNDTLVNIHPDYEFFLSRRR, from the exons ATGTGGCATTCTTTGCTTTGGAACCCAGTGGACGATGGAGAGTTCTTGTTCCTCCACAGCAATATCTCTACCGTGAGATCTGTTGGAAATCACCTCAATCAAAT CTCTCTACACCATGAAGGTTCTTTGAGAAATCTAAATGAATGGAACATGTTATCAATCACTTCTTCTGGTCAAAATCCAATCACCGAATGTGAATTTCCTGGAACCATCACCCACGGATCTGATGCTATTAGTGTAGAAGACATGTACACTCATGACTCTAAGAAAGAAAAATCCACAGACAAATACTCAAGGAAGAAACCTAGGAAGAAGGGGAAACGGAACAGAAATCTCAAGTGCAGTAATGGCCTAAATGAGCTGCAATCTGCAGTTGGATGTTCAATAACTCAAGCTGTGATACAAAATATACAGCATAGATCAATTAGTTCTTCTGCTAATATTTGTAATTCCTTGATGAATGATGCCATGACCGTGAGCTCTATTTCTTTTGGTTCAAGCAGTGATGAAAGATGTAGTCAGCGTGTCTGTAAATCACCTCATCCTATTGCCAGAATAGAGGTTTCTTCTAGTGAAGACATCTTAAAGAGTGCAAAGCTGGACGGACCAGGTCAAATTGAGGAGCTTAGAGAGGGGGAAGTGTGTTCAAAGCAGCATGCTGGAAATCTTTATGGAACAGAAAAGAGGGACAAGTACATTAGAAGAGTTCCCAATGACTCAAATGTCTATGCAAGTAGTACCAGGAACCATAATAGCCATTCGAGGAAGGAAAATTATCAGTATATTTGGAAAAGGGTTCAGAAGAGTGATGCTGATGTAAGCAACTGTGACTCGGAAAAGTTGAACTTAGGTTTCTCACAGTCTGATGATAGGTTGAAAAAGAATACATTGAAGAAAAAGTTTCCTAATCCTGTTGATTCTATTATATTGTCACAATCAGCCCATGAAAATCAGGAAAAGCTCAAATTCCCTAAAAACCCCAGAGGACATAAGTATCCAGGCTCACTGCAGGAGAATGAAAGTCAATGTGGAAAAGGATCTCCAGTTAATGGAGACTGTTCAAATGCTTGTTTGAAGACTAACATGCAATCAGATCCTAGCCAAATAGCTTCGGCAAAAAGATCAATAAATGTAGCAGATTCTCAAACTAGAACAAGTTCTTTTAGGGCTAGATACAAGAAAAGGAATGTTCAGTATGTCCCTTTAAAACCAATCCCGAATCCCAAATCTTGTCCCCGTGACTTGGAAGCAAAAGAAAATGTCCCAATTGTTGTATCCGGCTTGGATGATCAAATGGTCGAACATCAGTTTTTGTTACCTCGATCAGAGAAATTCAATGGCCTGACAGAGCAGCAGGGGGAGCTTCTTGCTGCGGATGGCGAGGGTGATAAAATGGACAAAGAAGCTTCTCCTTCTGGTCAAATTAAGCATGAGCATGACACTGTCCCTCAAGCTATCTCCAAATCTTGGATGCACCAAGAGCTTAAAGATTCTGAGCTACCAAATTGTTTGTCAGTGGGGACGCTTGTTGAACCAGAAAGATGGACCTCCAAAAATGCCACACAGGAGCAACTGGCTTCTAAATGTCTAGCTCCTGTTTTTTCCTCAGTGAATGTCAGAGTGAAAAATGCAGGtcaaaatgtagaaaatattaAGGCATCACCTGGTGATACTCAGTTTGGGAAGTTGAGAAATCATAGCATGCACACTCGAGAACCGGGCTGCAACAATGCTGCTATGGAAACGTTCTTCAATCCTGAAACTAAAAGCAAAACCTTTCACAGTCTCGAAAATGATTGGAGAAACATTGCTCAGGCAGTGAACGATGCCCATAGGGCACTGCTAGCCTCTAAATCCATTGAGATAGGTAAGGGATATCCTGCTGCTGAATTTGAGAAACTTCTTCATTCTGCCTCTCCAATTATATGCCCATCTGCTAGTATTCAGACTTGTCAGGCTTGCTTCCCTAGTCGAGCTACTAATGCACCTCTCTGCAGACATGAGATACCCAATGTCGCTTTGAAGAACTTGTGGCAGTGGTATGAGAAACATGGGAGCTATGGTTTAGAAGTAAAAGCGGAGGACCACCGAAATGCAAGACAATGTGGGATGGATGGTTTCGAGTTTCGTGCATATTTTGTTCCATATTTGTCAGCCATTCAGCTTTTCAAGGACCATAGGACTCATCCAATCCATAATGATAAAAGGAATCTGGGGTCCATGGAGGTGGACTGtaagatgaataaaatatctgaGGGTTCACCTAAAGTAGATCTGCATTCAATATTTTCTGTACTTGTACCTCAACCTCGTGCTGAGGATTCAAGCTCTTTACTACAAAAAGGTGATCTCTCTGAATCAGGGTCATCTTCAGAGTGCAGTACTGGTGATTCACATCATCTACCAGATGAATTTGAGTTGTCTGATGATACGGAGCTTCTCTTTGAGTATTTTGAATCTGAGCAGCCTCAAAGGCGGCGACCCTTGTTTGAAGC AATACAGGAACTTGTCTCTGGTGATGGACCCCCCTCAAACTGTAGATCATATGGAGATCCATCCATCCTACATACAGTGAGCTTACGTGATCTGCATCCTCATTCCTG GTTTTCGGTTGCATGGTACCCAATTTATAGGATACCCGATGGCAATTTGCGTGCTGCTTTCTTGACTTATCATTCACTTGGCCATTTTATTCACAGAGAGCAGTCATTTAAAGACTCTAGTGTGGATGCCTGTATGGTTTCTCCAATCGTAGGCCTCCAAAGCTACAATGCTCAG
- the LOC125858075 gene encoding uncharacterized protein LOC125858075 isoform X1, with amino-acid sequence MLGVLRRSGNDIKKDPDIDDSTLSRKSLEVLKFSSSPTVVYICCCKSQCSTDVAFFALEPSGRWRVLVPPQQYLYREICWKSPQSNVNSLQVGSLLPLTSLLFGRQKIQRVMNVDSTLESIMSSSSLHHEGSLRNLNEWNMLSITSSGQNPITECEFPGTITHGSDAISVEDMYTHDSKKEKSTDKYSRKKPRKKGKRNRNLKCSNGLNELQSAVGCSITQAVIQNIQHRSISSSANICNSLMNDAMTVSSISFGSSSDERCSQRVCKSPHPIARIEVSSSEDILKSAKLDGPGQIEELREGEVCSKQHAGNLYGTEKRDKYIRRVPNDSNVYASSTRNHNSHSRKENYQYIWKRVQKSDADVSNCDSEKLNLGFSQSDDRLKKNTLKKKFPNPVDSIILSQSAHENQEKLKFPKNPRGHKYPGSLQENESQCGKGSPVNGDCSNACLKTNMQSDPSQIASAKRSINVADSQTRTSSFRARYKKRNVQYVPLKPIPNPKSCPRDLEAKENVPIVVSGLDDQMVEHQFLLPRSEKFNGLTEQQGELLAADGEGDKMDKEASPSGQIKHEHDTVPQAISKSWMHQELKDSELPNCLSVGTLVEPERWTSKNATQEQLASKCLAPVFSSVNVRVKNAGQNVENIKASPGDTQFGKLRNHSMHTREPGCNNAAMETFFNPETKSKTFHSLENDWRNIAQAVNDAHRALLASKSIEIGKGYPAAEFEKLLHSASPIICPSASIQTCQACFPSRATNAPLCRHEIPNVALKNLWQWYEKHGSYGLEVKAEDHRNARQCGMDGFEFRAYFVPYLSAIQLFKDHRTHPIHNDKRNLGSMEVDCKMNKISEGSPKVDLHSIFSVLVPQPRAEDSSSLLQKGDLSESGSSSECSTGDSHHLPDEFELSDDTELLFEYFESEQPQRRRPLFEAIQELVSGDGPPSNCRSYGDPSILHTVSLRDLHPHSWFSVAWYPIYRIPDGNLRAAFLTYHSLGHFIHREQSFKDSSVDACMVSPIVGLQSYNAQGECWFQPRHSGDDLTEEFLDMDLHTVLRERLRTLEQTASIMSRAVRKIGNDTLVNIHPDYEFFLSRRR; translated from the exons ATGCTCGGTGTCCTTAGGAGATCAGGTAATGACATTAAGAAAGATCCAGACATAGATGACAGTACCTTGTCTCGGAAATCTCTGGAGGTGCTAAAGTTTAGTTCATCTCCCACGGTTGTGTATATTTGTTGCTGCAAATCACAGTG CTCTACAGATGTGGCATTCTTTGCTTTGGAACCCAGTGGACGATGGAGAGTTCTTGTTCCTCCACAGCAATATCTCTACCGTGAGATCTGTTGGAAATCACCTCAATCAAATGTAAATAGCTTGCAAGTTGGTTCTTTGTTGCCATTAACTTCTCTCTTATTTGGTAGACAGAAGATTCAAAGAGTTATGAATGTTGACTCTACTCTTGAATCAATTATGTCTAGCAGCTCTCTACACCATGAAGGTTCTTTGAGAAATCTAAATGAATGGAACATGTTATCAATCACTTCTTCTGGTCAAAATCCAATCACCGAATGTGAATTTCCTGGAACCATCACCCACGGATCTGATGCTATTAGTGTAGAAGACATGTACACTCATGACTCTAAGAAAGAAAAATCCACAGACAAATACTCAAGGAAGAAACCTAGGAAGAAGGGGAAACGGAACAGAAATCTCAAGTGCAGTAATGGCCTAAATGAGCTGCAATCTGCAGTTGGATGTTCAATAACTCAAGCTGTGATACAAAATATACAGCATAGATCAATTAGTTCTTCTGCTAATATTTGTAATTCCTTGATGAATGATGCCATGACCGTGAGCTCTATTTCTTTTGGTTCAAGCAGTGATGAAAGATGTAGTCAGCGTGTCTGTAAATCACCTCATCCTATTGCCAGAATAGAGGTTTCTTCTAGTGAAGACATCTTAAAGAGTGCAAAGCTGGACGGACCAGGTCAAATTGAGGAGCTTAGAGAGGGGGAAGTGTGTTCAAAGCAGCATGCTGGAAATCTTTATGGAACAGAAAAGAGGGACAAGTACATTAGAAGAGTTCCCAATGACTCAAATGTCTATGCAAGTAGTACCAGGAACCATAATAGCCATTCGAGGAAGGAAAATTATCAGTATATTTGGAAAAGGGTTCAGAAGAGTGATGCTGATGTAAGCAACTGTGACTCGGAAAAGTTGAACTTAGGTTTCTCACAGTCTGATGATAGGTTGAAAAAGAATACATTGAAGAAAAAGTTTCCTAATCCTGTTGATTCTATTATATTGTCACAATCAGCCCATGAAAATCAGGAAAAGCTCAAATTCCCTAAAAACCCCAGAGGACATAAGTATCCAGGCTCACTGCAGGAGAATGAAAGTCAATGTGGAAAAGGATCTCCAGTTAATGGAGACTGTTCAAATGCTTGTTTGAAGACTAACATGCAATCAGATCCTAGCCAAATAGCTTCGGCAAAAAGATCAATAAATGTAGCAGATTCTCAAACTAGAACAAGTTCTTTTAGGGCTAGATACAAGAAAAGGAATGTTCAGTATGTCCCTTTAAAACCAATCCCGAATCCCAAATCTTGTCCCCGTGACTTGGAAGCAAAAGAAAATGTCCCAATTGTTGTATCCGGCTTGGATGATCAAATGGTCGAACATCAGTTTTTGTTACCTCGATCAGAGAAATTCAATGGCCTGACAGAGCAGCAGGGGGAGCTTCTTGCTGCGGATGGCGAGGGTGATAAAATGGACAAAGAAGCTTCTCCTTCTGGTCAAATTAAGCATGAGCATGACACTGTCCCTCAAGCTATCTCCAAATCTTGGATGCACCAAGAGCTTAAAGATTCTGAGCTACCAAATTGTTTGTCAGTGGGGACGCTTGTTGAACCAGAAAGATGGACCTCCAAAAATGCCACACAGGAGCAACTGGCTTCTAAATGTCTAGCTCCTGTTTTTTCCTCAGTGAATGTCAGAGTGAAAAATGCAGGtcaaaatgtagaaaatattaAGGCATCACCTGGTGATACTCAGTTTGGGAAGTTGAGAAATCATAGCATGCACACTCGAGAACCGGGCTGCAACAATGCTGCTATGGAAACGTTCTTCAATCCTGAAACTAAAAGCAAAACCTTTCACAGTCTCGAAAATGATTGGAGAAACATTGCTCAGGCAGTGAACGATGCCCATAGGGCACTGCTAGCCTCTAAATCCATTGAGATAGGTAAGGGATATCCTGCTGCTGAATTTGAGAAACTTCTTCATTCTGCCTCTCCAATTATATGCCCATCTGCTAGTATTCAGACTTGTCAGGCTTGCTTCCCTAGTCGAGCTACTAATGCACCTCTCTGCAGACATGAGATACCCAATGTCGCTTTGAAGAACTTGTGGCAGTGGTATGAGAAACATGGGAGCTATGGTTTAGAAGTAAAAGCGGAGGACCACCGAAATGCAAGACAATGTGGGATGGATGGTTTCGAGTTTCGTGCATATTTTGTTCCATATTTGTCAGCCATTCAGCTTTTCAAGGACCATAGGACTCATCCAATCCATAATGATAAAAGGAATCTGGGGTCCATGGAGGTGGACTGtaagatgaataaaatatctgaGGGTTCACCTAAAGTAGATCTGCATTCAATATTTTCTGTACTTGTACCTCAACCTCGTGCTGAGGATTCAAGCTCTTTACTACAAAAAGGTGATCTCTCTGAATCAGGGTCATCTTCAGAGTGCAGTACTGGTGATTCACATCATCTACCAGATGAATTTGAGTTGTCTGATGATACGGAGCTTCTCTTTGAGTATTTTGAATCTGAGCAGCCTCAAAGGCGGCGACCCTTGTTTGAAGC AATACAGGAACTTGTCTCTGGTGATGGACCCCCCTCAAACTGTAGATCATATGGAGATCCATCCATCCTACATACAGTGAGCTTACGTGATCTGCATCCTCATTCCTG GTTTTCGGTTGCATGGTACCCAATTTATAGGATACCCGATGGCAATTTGCGTGCTGCTTTCTTGACTTATCATTCACTTGGCCATTTTATTCACAGAGAGCAGTCATTTAAAGACTCTAGTGTGGATGCCTGTATGGTTTCTCCAATCGTAGGCCTCCAAAGCTACAATGCTCAG